In Mustelus asterias chromosome 20, sMusAst1.hap1.1, whole genome shotgun sequence, a single genomic region encodes these proteins:
- the LOC144508308 gene encoding large ribosomal subunit protein eL39-like — MPSHKTFRLKRYLAKKVKQNRLIPQWIRMNTSNKIRYNSKRRHWRRTELGL; from the coding sequence atgccatcccacaaaaccttcaggctcAAGCGATACCTTGCTAAGAAGGTGAAGCAGAACCggctgattccacagtggatccgcatgaataCCAGCAACAAGATCAGGTACAATTCCAAGAGGAGACATTGGAGAAGGACcgagctgggcctgtaa